Within Homo sapiens chromosome 2, GRCh38.p14 Primary Assembly, the genomic segment GGGCACATGGGGGGCCCTAGGTGCCTGCACTTCTGCCCTCCCAACACCCAGGTGGCCACAGCTGGGAGGGGCCTGAGTcaaccccagccctgccctcctgacCTTGGGACCGTAGGATGTCCCTCTCCCGAGTGGtgtgaggggctggggtggaatgcGGCGGCAGGAGGCCAGAGTGCTGGCTGGGCCTGAAAGGCCTCCAGCTCTGCCTGCCCGcttactgcctcagcttccctgccCCACAAAGGGCCTGAGGTGCTGCCTGGGCATGTGTAAAGGTGGAGGGGTTTCCTGCCCTGCCCACCACAGCCAGGAGCTCTTCTGACCTTCCCTGAAACTTCTCTAGGCCTGCAGGGAGCAGATAACTCCTGGGGAGTCCCCAGCCCCATGTACCTCCCACTCCTGTGCCCAGTCTTGGGCCCTGCGTCCAGGGCGTTTCGGGATGCCACTGCCAGGGGCACCTTGGCTGCTCCAAGGCCATCTCCAACCAGCCCCCAAGTTCAGGCAGGAGGCTCCGGGGCGTCAGGCAGGGCCACGGCGCCTTCAGCCCCGGGCcgcaggcagcagcagcagcagcagcagcagcagcagagattCAGGGAGCTGGACGCAGGCAGCTCTGTGCTGGCAGGACCTGAAGCAGTGACTGCATCTGGCCCTCCCTGTAGGGGACGGTGACACCTGCTGCCTGGGCTCACTGTGGGCATTGAGACATGAGTCCTGTGGTGGGGCTGTGCCTGGTGCAGGTGCAGGCTGGAGCCCCGGTCGCCCCCAGGCAGCTCAGCCCCTGGACGGCCTGCAATGGCCTGCACCCTGCCTGCTTCTCCTGAGGAAATGCGCTGACCCGGGCTCATGGTGGAGGGTCTGCAGAACACTGGTGGCCAAGGAAGCCGGTCAGAGGGGCCAAGAGCAGTGTCCATCCTCAGGCCTCAGTGGCTGGGCACTCCGAGGGCCGTCAGCTGAGCCCCTGCGGGCGGGGGATGAGGTGCCCATTCCGCTAGGAAAGACAATGGTGGCATACTCCGTCTGCTCAGGGACACAGGGCACGGGGGGCTCCGGGGTCTTCTCTCGCCACTGGAAATCCAGCTCCCCATAGTCCACAGAGAACACAGGCACGGCTGAGGGGTCCTCCTTCTttgaggagaaagggagagggagtcAGCCCCACGGCCCACCGCAGGAAGGAGGCCCGCGGCTCCACAGCCTGGCTGCAGTACCGGCACCGAACCTGGGCCCCCCACTATGAGCTGCTTACCCTGAGCTGTCCCACCACTGCCCTCTGTGTGATCTGGGGACACCACCCCTCCTCTCTGGCTCAATGTCCCCCTCTGAAATGTCCCTGGCATTCTTGCAGATTTAGGATTCCAAAATGTGACTTTTCAAGCTCTCCTGTCTCCAATGTAAGATAAGAAATGACCAAGCCCACCCCACGCCCTCGCAGGTGGGCACACGCATGGGCCGGGCACACCTGGAGACCGCAGGCAGGCACATATGTGGGCCGGGCACCCCCAGAGACCGCAGGCGGGCACACGCGTGGGCCAGGCACCCCTGGAGACCGCAGGCAGGCACACACATGGGCCGGGCACCCCCGGAGACCGCAGGTGGGCTGGGGCCCCAGATCATGGCTTTAGGGATTGAGGTTGctgcctgggggctggggaggtggggtCCTGGCTATAATAGAATGTGAGTCCTGCAGGCCGTGTGGTCCCAGCCTGTCCTTCCACCTCTGCCCACCCAGGAAGGaaggcacagtggatcatgcaGGAAAAGAGTGAGACTCACCAGGGGCTGGCCGGTGCGCCTGGCTCCTATTGTCCCTGCAGAGAAACACACTTGGGGTCACCAGGCCGACCCTGAGCCGTGCTCCTAGGTGGGGGGTCTTAGTCCAGGGGCCTTCATCAGGGACTTAGCCTGGCGGGGAGatggggggaggtggggtggggtgagggaagggtggaggaaggggaggcGGGAGTGAGGGCCGCCAGCAGGGTTAGGGCAGGGCAGGCCGAGGGGCTGGGATGACGTTACCTCGTGCGGCCCGGGAGCAGATGACGGCCAGGACCCAGACTAGCAGCACCAGGCTGCCCAGCAGGCCGCCCACGACACCAACCACCAGGGTTTGGAACTGGCCGGCTGGCCTgggtgaggggctggggtgggctgTGGGCACTTCTGCCCTTCTCTCTGGAAGGGCACAAAGGTCAGGGGTTAGGACGGGGTCAGGGTggagggtcagggtcaggggtgAGGGCAGACTAGAGGGGCTGGGGTGCTTCCAGAGCTAGAGGACAGAGATGCCGGTCACCATTCCCCAGGTGCAGGACAGAGCCCTGGACTGGAGCTGGGGGGTCCCTGCCCTACGACCCTGGAGCTCCTGATCCTGTGCAGGAGGGGACACCCACCCCAGGACCGGCTCAGCTCACCCCTGCCCCGGGGCCTCCGAGGCCGCACCTGTCACCCTGAGCTCTGCCCGCAGGCTCTCTTTGATCTGCGCCTTGGGGGCCAGGGAGATGGCCCCACAGAGGTAGGTGCCGCTGTCATTGCGCCGGGCCCTGACCACGCTCATGTGGAAGTCACGCCCGTTGGGCAGTTGTGTGACACGGAAGCGGCAGTCCTGGCCGGGCTGGCTGCGGTCCTCGGGGAAGGCGGCCAGCTTGTCCGTCTGGTTGCTGGGGCTCATGCGGTACCAGTTTAGCACGAAGCTCTCCGATGTGTTGGAGAAGCTGCAGGTGAAGGTGGCGTTGTCCCCTTCGGTCACCACGAGCAGGGCTGGGGAGAAGGTGGGGGGGTTCCAGGGCCTGTCTGGGGAGtctgagagatggagagaggtgaggaaggggCTGGGTGGCCCCACAAAGCCTCCCCGGCCACCTGCTCACATCCCTCGGGCAGCAAGGGCTCTGGAAGGGCCACCCCAGCTGGAATGTCATTGAGAAGTCTCTGCTGGGGCCTCTGCCACCCGGGGATGGGCACTGGCCTCCACTGCAGAGCCTCTTCCTTCTACGTGAGGCtgcagcttctgcacagcacctGGCTCTGACTTGGGTCTCCCTGATTTCCTACTAAGAGCCTTCACCCCCTTCCCCGTTGAGGCCAGTTCCCCCAGAAAGGGCTGTTTGGGGGCTACCCATCCCCAGCCCCTGACCCTTGGGCATCCTGGCCTGGTCCTGTCTGCACTGCTCTGGCACAGGGGAGTGTAACTGgtctgggtgggtggggggctgcCCATGGAGACCCCAGCCCTGGGAGGAGTGTGGCCCCTTGGCAGGCTCAGGGTCCAGTCTTTGCCCCCTTTTCAGGACAAGCTCGGAGCTGGGACCACGTGGTATGGGCATTGCTGCCCTGGGCAGTGGGCAGTGGGGCCTCCACATTTTCCAGCAAGACAGTGGGGACTAGAGCTCACAGCAAAGATGCTTCAGAGACGAGATGGGCCATTGACTCGGATGTGGACAGACACGGGGCCCCCGACCCTGGGCTCCCAAGACAAGGACCTCCTGAAACATATGCCTGCCAGGGTCAGGGCTTGGGATACCCGCATGGCAACGTGGGGGTCGCGGCTCTTCCGCCAGGCGGAGGCACCAACACAGGCGCTTAAGATCCAGGCCCGAGATGCCATGCAACGGGGTGATTTTCCCGGCTCACCCACAGGTCCCATGCCACAGGGTTCCCCAAACATGGCGCCAGCCCCACACTGTCAGACCCAGTGCACTGTCACTCAGTTCCGTCTCAGGCCTGGGCACGGCCCCCCAGCGAGGTGACACAGAGACCAGGCCCTGGTTGCCACAGCTGCGGTCCCTCTGCTTCCTGGGACAGGCGGCCTCCGTGGCAGGCGGTGGTGATGACTCAAGGAGCAACCAGCTCAGAGGAGGAGGGGGCTGCTGCCCTCGTGTCCCTGCAGCCAGGCTGGCCCACGGCGTGCTGGCTGGACACCAGAGGTGGGTGGGTCTGTCATGTGACCAGGACCAACTCCTAGTGCCAACCTCACTGGGCACCCTCCCAGGGGACGAGTGAGGGGTTTGAAGTGACCTTGAGGCCACCCAGGGTGTCCCTGTTCCCTCTGTGCCCATGGCCTCCCGGCTGACAAGCGCTCGCCTCCTTCACCTGCGTGCCTGTCCCCCAGCTTCCTGGTGGTGTTCCCAGAGGTGGCAGGGGCGAGGGCCAGCTACACAAGGGGCTGCTGAGGTGAGCCCCCTCTCTGAGACCGCCCTTGTCTGCCGGCCGGCCAGGGGAAGCTCCCTGCATAGGCGTGTGCGGCGTGGGCCCGGGGAATCTTCCAGCCACTCCAGAGTGGATTTTGACCAAGGAGGGCTGTGGGGTAGTGTGACTCTCAGGGCCAGCAGGCAGCCAGGCCAGGGCACTCAGAGACCTGCCTGAATGGAGGAAGATGGGCTTCTGGCATCAGGGCCAAGAGGGCTCCTGGGAGGCAGCCTGGGACAGGGTGGGCTGCAGCCCTTACTGGGCCTAGGCTGGGGCTGGGTGGACTCGGCACAGAGCAGGGGAAATGCCCTGCCCTCTGGGTTTCTGGGAATGCAGTGGGGACCCAGGGGCCCCACCACCGCAGGCAGCCCCTCGgggtctccatctcccaggccaGGGCTGCCATGCAGCTGTCGGGACAGACAGGCAGGTGAGGAACAGAAGTCATCACGGGTACTGTGAGCAGGGACCCTGCATGGCTAGGAAGTGCTAAGGGACCCCCCAGCTGTAGGGCGAGGTGCTGGCGACAGGACAATGGCCGCTGTGTGTCCACACCGCAATGTCCCTGGGACCATCTGTGCATTGTTCTTGTAACTGGAAACTTAGCTGCTATTTATTTGCACACATTGGTGGAGGGACCTGCTCCTGACTTGATCTGTGCTGGCGCTGACAGGCTCAACCCTTTTCCTGTCTGGCTTGCACCAGCCCTCAGCCACTGGGCCTCAAGCCAGGACCCTGGGCTCCTGTTccgccccccccaacccccctaTTTTGGAATCCACCCCGGGGAGCAGGTCCAGCTGGGCCCCTCGGCCTCCCCTGCCTCCACCAactggctgggtggggtgggggctagACCTCGGTGTCTGCAGTTCAAGCAgccccctctcccacctcccccagccaGTCTCAGAGACTGGCTCCCACCCAGTGTGGGGGTGCTGGGTGGCGACCCCCACGCAGGGCCTGCCTCACCCCAGTCCTcaggccacctcctccaggaaggcttcctggccTCCCTTGGCTGGTAGTGTCTACTAGGAAGGTGAATATTCAGAAGTGACCACTGGCTGGTCCTGGAT encodes:
- the PDCD1 gene encoding programmed cell death protein 1 precursor gives rise to the protein MQIPQAPWPVVWAVLQLGWRPGWFLDSPDRPWNPPTFSPALLVVTEGDNATFTCSFSNTSESFVLNWYRMSPSNQTDKLAAFPEDRSQPGQDCRFRVTQLPNGRDFHMSVVRARRNDSGTYLCGAISLAPKAQIKESLRAELRVTERRAEVPTAHPSPSPRPAGQFQTLVVGVVGGLLGSLVLLVWVLAVICSRAARGTIGARRTGQPLKEDPSAVPVFSVDYGELDFQWREKTPEPPVPCVPEQTEYATIVFPSGMGTSSPARRGSADGPRSAQPLRPEDGHCSWPL
- the PDCD1 gene encoding programmed cell death protein 1 isoform X1, coding for MQIPQAPWPVVWAVLQLGWRPGWFLDSPDRPWNPPTFSPALLVVTEGDNATFTCSFSNTSESFVLNWYRMSPSNQTDKLAAFPEDRSQPGQDCRFRVTQLPNGRDFHMSVVRARRNDSGTYLCGAISLAPKAQIKESLRAELRVTERRAEVPTAHPSPSPRPAGQFQTLVVGVVGGLLGSLVLLVWVLAVICSRAARG